The stretch of DNA CAGCTGCCCAGGCCAATCTCGACCTCCCGGATCGTCTCGACGAAGGCGTGCATCTCGTGCGGTTCCAGGGAAAACAGGTGCTCGACGCTGGCTGTGGAGCGATCCTCGGTGATGGTCTTTTCCACCATGTTAGCGCCGAGGGCAACGGCGGCCACGTCCATGTGCCAGCCCGGGGTGTGGTCGGAAAAGGCCACCGGATACGAAAATATGCGCTTCAGAGTGGGAATGAGGCGCAGGTTGATGCTCGCCAGCCGGGCCGGATACCCGGACGGACAGTTGTGAATGATGATCTTCTCGTTGCCCTGGGAGCGGACCACGTCCACCGCCGCCTCCACCTCGCCGATGGTGGCATGACCGGTATCGAGCTGCACACACATCCCGGTCCCGGCCGCTTCCCGGATGAGGGGCCAATGGTTGACGTCGGCGGAGGCAATCTTGATGGAGTCGCAGCCCAGCTCCGCCAGAAGGGTGATCTCATCCGCGAAGCTGACGGTGGCGAAGAAGGCCAGGCCCAGGGAGTCGCAATGGCTCTTCACCTGGCGCCATTCCTGGTGGCTGAGGGTCCGCCGACGCAGGATGTCGTACAGAGGCTCGCTCTTCTGCACGGTTCTGCCGGTCTTGCGGTCCGCCATCACTTCATAGGTGAAGAGCTGCTTCTTGTCAGCAACCAGGCGATCCGGATCCAGGATCTGGAATTTGACAGCATCGCCGCCGGCCATGGCGGCCAGGCTGGCCAGCCTCTTCGCCGCCTCCACCCCGTCATGGGTCGCCCCAGCCTCGAAGGTGATGAAACAGGGCTGGCCATCGCCGATCACCTTCTTGCCAATCTGTACCATATTCCGCTCCAGAAAAGGGCTTGGGCAGGGCTGCTACCTGCCTCGGGTGACAAGGGTGGTGATCTCCCGCACCACCTTGCGAGCGTCTTCATCGGTCATGGCTGGATACAGGGGGATGGACAGGCACTGCCGGTAGTATTGCTCGGCCTCCGGG from Thermodesulfobacteriota bacterium encodes:
- a CDS encoding N-acetylneuraminate synthase family protein yields the protein MVQIGKKVIGDGQPCFITFEAGATHDGVEAAKRLASLAAMAGGDAVKFQILDPDRLVADKKQLFTYEVMADRKTGRTVQKSEPLYDILRRRTLSHQEWRQVKSHCDSLGLAFFATVSFADEITLLAELGCDSIKIASADVNHWPLIREAAGTGMCVQLDTGHATIGEVEAAVDVVRSQGNEKIIIHNCPSGYPARLASINLRLIPTLKRIFSYPVAFSDHTPGWHMDVAAVALGANMVEKTITEDRSTASVEHLFSLEPHEMHAFVETIREVEIGLGSCRRILHPEERARRKMIRRSIYLRNPVRQGQPLTEQEVDFRRPGLGITPDRFDSLAGLRFRRDLPAGHLLTLADLE